Proteins from one Candidatus Desulfovibrio trichonymphae genomic window:
- the miaA gene encoding tRNA (adenosine(37)-N6)-dimethylallyltransferase MiaA: protein MTERDALAVVCLAGPTGSGKTAMALTLAEAFNGEVINADSRQVYADFPIVTAQPAPEERVRCPHHLYGFLPTDRKISAGQWAREAFEKVRGVLARGKTPLLVGGTGLYFQAILRGIAAVPPVDAAVSAELADRLEKEGSIVLHTELCRADPRYAARIHPNDKQRILRALEVLRSTGRPFSWWHVHAMASPMCRGPLLVLNAALSVLTPRLARRIDQMLAAGALDEAMHAFERCDNPGAPGWSGIGAAESLSHIMGYTSLEECRRLWLQNTRAYAKRQLTWFRARAQARFIAPDDAAAALHLVARFREGEKLKR, encoded by the coding sequence GTGACGGAACGAGATGCCCTTGCCGTCGTTTGTCTGGCCGGGCCGACAGGGTCGGGCAAAACCGCGATGGCCCTTACTCTCGCTGAGGCGTTCAACGGTGAAGTGATCAACGCCGACTCCCGCCAGGTCTATGCCGATTTTCCGATTGTCACGGCGCAGCCTGCGCCGGAAGAACGCGTCCGTTGCCCCCATCATCTTTATGGTTTTTTGCCTACAGACCGTAAAATTAGCGCCGGGCAATGGGCGCGGGAAGCGTTTGAAAAAGTGCGCGGCGTCCTCGCGCGCGGCAAAACTCCTTTGCTGGTCGGCGGCACCGGCCTGTATTTTCAGGCGATTTTGCGCGGCATCGCCGCCGTGCCGCCTGTGGATGCGGCCGTGAGCGCGGAGCTTGCTGATCGTCTGGAAAAAGAGGGTTCGATCGTTCTGCATACGGAACTTTGCCGCGCCGATCCAAGGTATGCCGCGCGTATTCACCCCAACGACAAACAGCGCATTCTGCGCGCGCTGGAAGTCCTGCGCTCCACCGGTCGGCCTTTCAGCTGGTGGCACGTCCACGCCATGGCGTCCCCGATGTGCCGGGGGCCGTTGCTTGTGCTGAATGCGGCTCTGTCTGTCCTGACGCCGCGCCTGGCCCGCCGTATTGATCAAATGCTCGCTGCGGGCGCGCTTGACGAGGCAATGCATGCCTTTGAACGTTGCGATAATCCCGGTGCTCCCGGATGGTCCGGCATCGGCGCGGCAGAGAGCCTTTCGCATATTATGGGGTATACCAGCCTTGAGGAATGCCGCAGGCTTTGGCTGCAAAATACGCGCGCCTACGCTAAACGCCAGTTGACTTGGTTCCGCGCGCGGGCGCAGGCGCGCTTCATCGCTCCGGACGATGCCGCAGCCGCCCTGCATCTTGTTGCGCGGTTCCGCGAAGGGGAAAAATTAAAAAGATGA
- the coaD gene encoding pantetheine-phosphate adenylyltransferase, which yields MKTVLYPGTFDPLTNGHLSLIRRAGDVFDQVIVAVADNTPKLPLFSHEERVEMAREALKNKRRVIVEPFSGLTVEYAARRGACALVRGLRAVSDFEYEFQLALMNRRLQRRIQTVFLMTDYQWLFISSTIVKAAASQGADVTGIVPDNVRLKLMEKYEKGEVRQGTPCLGPSYGGFRVS from the coding sequence ATGAAAACAGTTCTTTATCCCGGCACGTTTGATCCTCTGACAAACGGCCATTTAAGCCTGATCCGGCGCGCCGGCGACGTTTTTGATCAGGTTATTGTGGCGGTGGCGGACAATACGCCCAAGCTGCCGCTTTTCAGTCATGAAGAGCGTGTGGAGATGGCCCGCGAAGCCCTGAAAAACAAAAGACGCGTCATTGTGGAGCCGTTTTCCGGTCTTACTGTGGAATACGCGGCAAGACGCGGGGCCTGCGCTCTGGTGCGCGGTTTGCGCGCTGTTTCCGATTTTGAGTATGAATTTCAGCTTGCCCTGATGAATCGTCGTTTGCAGCGCCGCATCCAGACGGTTTTTTTGATGACGGACTATCAGTGGCTGTTCATCAGCTCCACTATTGTCAAGGCGGCGGCCAGCCAGGGCGCGGATGTCACAGGCATTGTGCCGGACAATGTGCGGTTGAAACTGATGGAAAAATACGAGAAGGGCGAAGTGCGGCAAGGTACGCCCTGCCTTGGGCCTTCTTATGGCGGATTTCGCGTTTCGTGA
- the rsmD gene encoding 16S rRNA (guanine(966)-N(2))-methyltransferase RsmD — translation MRRNAKATWVLRRCLMTGILDADIYNCSGIFVRIIAGTLGGRRLNTVSGEGFRPAMGRTREALFSMLTARGIDWQTTRALDIFAGSGSLAFEAVSRGAPRALFVENAVHAVRCLRENVAALGVHAQTRVVCANALHFLQRPATETFDLVFLDPPYGKNLLAPSLTALLENAWLASGAFVTAEIEKKAVFELPAPLTLSAERFFGRTRICIWMSP, via the coding sequence GTGCGTCGCAACGCGAAGGCAACTTGGGTCTTGCGCCGGTGTCTGATGACGGGCATACTGGACGCGGACATATACAACTGTAGTGGAATCTTCGTGCGCATTATTGCAGGAACCCTGGGCGGACGCAGACTTAATACCGTGAGCGGGGAGGGTTTTCGCCCTGCCATGGGCAGAACGCGCGAAGCACTGTTCTCCATGCTCACAGCACGGGGCATTGACTGGCAGACAACGCGCGCGCTGGATATTTTTGCCGGCAGCGGCAGTCTGGCCTTTGAGGCCGTGAGCCGCGGCGCGCCACGCGCGCTTTTTGTTGAAAACGCGGTCCATGCCGTGCGCTGTCTGCGTGAGAATGTCGCGGCATTGGGGGTTCACGCGCAAACGCGCGTTGTGTGCGCAAACGCGTTGCATTTTTTGCAACGTCCTGCGACGGAAACCTTTGATCTGGTTTTTTTGGATCCGCCGTACGGCAAAAATTTGCTTGCGCCGTCGTTGACGGCTTTGCTTGAAAATGCCTGGCTGGCCTCTGGGGCCTTTGTTACGGCGGAAATTGAAAAAAAGGCCGTGTTTGAACTGCCTGCTCCGCTCACGCTGTCGGCAGAGCGTTTTTTCGGCAGAACCCGTATCTGTATCTGGATGTCGCCATGA
- a CDS encoding LOG family protein, with product MPELRQNIVDDLTSVTTESWRTFRIMSEMVQALDTLNALNVNCISIFGSARAAPDSIQYQDAEKIARLLAGAGFGVITGGGPGIMEAANKGACEAGGESVGLHIHLQHEQNCNNYVKTRCDFRYFFIRKFMFLKYAMAYIVMPGGMGTIDEFSDAFVPAQTGRTRPIPIILYDSSFWSGLLEWMRTSMKDVGFIRETEISKLVTVCDTPEDVISHLRKIISCRQTETSLHVSSDCI from the coding sequence ATGCCTGAACTGCGACAGAATATTGTGGATGATCTGACTTCCGTGACGACCGAATCATGGCGCACATTCCGGATCATGTCGGAAATGGTGCAGGCGCTGGACACGCTCAACGCCCTGAATGTCAACTGTATTTCCATTTTCGGCTCGGCCCGCGCCGCTCCGGACAGCATTCAATATCAGGACGCCGAAAAAATCGCACGCCTGCTGGCGGGCGCGGGATTCGGCGTCATCACCGGCGGCGGCCCCGGGATCATGGAAGCGGCAAACAAAGGCGCGTGCGAGGCAGGGGGCGAATCCGTCGGACTGCACATCCATCTGCAGCATGAACAGAACTGCAACAACTATGTGAAAACCCGCTGTGATTTTCGCTACTTTTTCATCCGCAAGTTCATGTTCCTGAAATACGCCATGGCCTACATCGTCATGCCCGGCGGCATGGGCACCATTGACGAGTTCTCCGATGCATTTGTGCCGGCGCAGACAGGACGCACCCGGCCGATCCCCATCATCCTGTACGACTCCAGCTTCTGGAGCGGCCTACTCGAATGGATGCGCACATCCATGAAAGACGTCGGCTTTATTCGTGAAACGGAAATCAGCAAACTCGTCACCGTTTGCGACACGCCGGAAGACGTGATCAGCCATCTGCGCAAAATCATTTCGTGTAGACAAACCGAAACCTCTCTGCATGTATCGTCTGATTGTATATAA
- the tadA gene encoding tRNA adenosine(34) deaminase TadA → MTALPHVFEPSGPVPAPPAGRTWEGLMDMALALARKGASAGETPVGALLAGPEGHVLAQAHNAPIRLHDPTAHAEILALRAAGARLHNYRLNNCTLIVTLEPCPMCAAALVHARVGGLVFGAADAQAGAVISRAEYLDVPFCNHKVWHMGGIRAQACADLLRDFFAARRAAG, encoded by the coding sequence GTGACAGCCTTGCCGCACGTTTTTGAACCGTCCGGGCCGGTGCCCGCCCCGCCTGCCGGGCGCACGTGGGAAGGGCTTATGGACATGGCCCTCGCGCTTGCCCGTAAAGGCGCCAGCGCCGGCGAAACGCCTGTGGGCGCCCTGCTGGCCGGCCCGGAAGGACATGTTCTCGCACAGGCCCATAACGCGCCCATACGCCTGCACGACCCCACGGCCCACGCGGAAATACTGGCGTTACGCGCGGCCGGGGCAAGGCTTCACAATTACCGCCTGAACAACTGTACCCTCATTGTCACGCTGGAGCCCTGCCCCATGTGCGCGGCGGCGCTTGTGCACGCGCGGGTGGGCGGGCTTGTTTTCGGCGCGGCGGACGCGCAGGCCGGCGCCGTGATTTCCCGCGCGGAATACCTGGATGTTCCCTTCTGCAACCACAAAGTCTGGCATATGGGCGGCATACGGGCGCAGGCCTGCGCCGACCTTCTGCGGGATTTTTTTGCCGCGCGGCGCGCGGCCGGATAA
- a CDS encoding iron-sulfur cluster-binding protein, whose product MQIKPILSRLPALEVTPFGPAGPEGEYRFFALRLPRPSWKNWRPGQFLMLRPAAFGLELPWARPFSICHTTARCLICFFQVCGRGTRRMAQLKHGDEVNVWGPLGNGFAVEPDSQTLLLAGGMGIVPFVGYVNAHPKPWNTSMLFGHREPLKCYPVDNIHEYIPLDSLRETTPGELDNFIFTLNERMRDCAEQNGLVLACGPLPFLQTVRNFARELKARTQILLENTMACGVGACLGCMTRTSDAWPTPEKRGGLVQACRQGPVFWADQVKL is encoded by the coding sequence ATGCAAATCAAGCCCATATTGAGCCGTCTTCCCGCGCTGGAGGTGACGCCCTTCGGCCCTGCCGGCCCGGAGGGCGAATACCGCTTTTTTGCCCTGCGCCTGCCCCGTCCCAGCTGGAAAAACTGGCGGCCCGGCCAGTTTCTTATGTTGCGGCCCGCCGCTTTCGGGCTTGAACTGCCTTGGGCAAGACCCTTCAGCATCTGTCATACGACTGCCCGTTGCCTGATATGTTTTTTTCAGGTTTGCGGACGCGGCACGCGGCGCATGGCCCAGCTGAAACACGGCGACGAGGTGAACGTATGGGGCCCGCTCGGCAACGGCTTCGCCGTGGAACCGGACAGCCAGACCCTGTTGCTCGCCGGAGGCATGGGAATTGTGCCCTTTGTGGGCTATGTCAATGCGCATCCCAAACCGTGGAATACAAGCATGCTTTTTGGTCATCGCGAACCGTTGAAATGCTACCCTGTTGACAACATCCACGAATACATACCGCTGGACAGCCTGCGCGAAACAACGCCCGGAGAACTGGACAATTTTATCTTCACCTTGAACGAACGCATGCGTGACTGCGCGGAACAAAACGGCCTTGTGCTGGCCTGCGGTCCGCTGCCCTTTTTGCAAACTGTGCGCAACTTCGCCAGGGAACTCAAGGCGCGCACGCAGATTTTGCTTGAGAACACCATGGCCTGCGGTGTGGGGGCGTGTCTTGGATGTATGACCAGAACAAGCGACGCCTGGCCGACTCCGGAAAAACGCGGCGGTCTTGTGCAGGCTTGCCGTCAGGGGCCTGTATTCTGGGCTGATCAGGTAAAATTGTAA
- a CDS encoding dihydroorotate dehydrogenase: MDISVTLRGQTHDLALKNPVLTASGTFGCGLEFAPYGDLKSLGGIVVKGISLLPREGNPCPRVVETAAGMLNAVGLQNDGVEDFCAHKLPSLPWRDTPIIANIYAASTDEFADLAARLNVEDGVAALEINVSCPNVAKGGVLFGQDPVLTAAVTSAVRKAAPRKHVMVKLSPNVTDIALMAKSAEDAGADSVSCINTLLGMAVDLRLRRPKLANVLGGLSGPAIKPVALRCVWQVARAVRIPVVGVGGIVNAHDALEFILAGAHAVQIGSGNFMRPDCAFTVAAQLPAACEKIGVKSMEELRGTLQNGSALQRKHPAMA; encoded by the coding sequence ATGGATATCTCAGTCACCCTGCGCGGGCAAACTCACGATCTTGCCCTCAAAAACCCGGTGCTCACGGCGTCCGGCACATTCGGCTGCGGGCTGGAATTTGCGCCCTACGGCGATCTGAAAAGTCTGGGCGGCATTGTGGTGAAGGGCATTTCGCTGCTCCCGCGTGAAGGCAACCCCTGCCCGCGCGTTGTGGAAACAGCAGCCGGCATGCTCAATGCGGTAGGGCTGCAAAACGATGGCGTGGAAGACTTTTGCGCGCACAAACTGCCGTCCCTGCCCTGGCGGGATACGCCGATTATTGCCAATATCTATGCCGCATCCACGGATGAATTTGCCGATCTTGCCGCCCGCCTGAACGTGGAAGACGGTGTGGCCGCCCTGGAAATCAATGTCTCCTGCCCCAATGTCGCCAAAGGCGGCGTGCTTTTCGGCCAAGATCCGGTGCTTACCGCCGCCGTCACGAGCGCTGTGCGCAAGGCCGCGCCGCGCAAGCATGTTATGGTCAAACTCTCGCCGAACGTCACGGACATAGCGCTCATGGCGAAAAGCGCGGAAGACGCGGGTGCGGACAGCGTTTCGTGCATCAATACCCTGCTCGGCATGGCTGTTGACCTGCGCTTGCGCCGCCCAAAGCTCGCCAATGTGCTGGGCGGTCTTTCTGGCCCGGCCATCAAGCCTGTGGCATTGCGCTGCGTCTGGCAGGTCGCGCGGGCCGTGCGTATTCCCGTTGTCGGCGTAGGCGGCATTGTGAACGCCCACGACGCGCTGGAGTTCATCCTGGCGGGCGCGCACGCAGTACAGATAGGCAGCGGCAATTTTATGCGCCCGGACTGCGCCTTTACTGTGGCGGCACAACTGCCGGCAGCCTGCGAAAAAATCGGCGTCAAAAGTATGGAAGAACTGCGCGGAACCTTGCAAAACGGGTCAGCCCTACAACGCAAACACCCGGCAATGGCATGA
- a CDS encoding PI-PLC domain-containing protein, which produces MTLSIIPVCSKQEFTSFINLPFAVHAADPLWVPPLKNQERALLTPGAHPFWNFADRELFLALRTGRPVGRIAAIVDKKYNDFAGEQCGAFGFFECENDGQAAHALLETARGSLARAGMAFMRGPLNPSTNYTCGLLVDGFEKAPTIMMPWNPPRYAEMLETWLLRKEQDLFAWLIERTRFSLQDRLRDEITRIKAEARFTRRSSSKATLAADIRIMLDLYRESWADNWGFSPLSEAEAGQHVKELKEILNPEFFVLFFHNDEPAAGMVALPDMNPLLKRLNGRLGVATPWHWWRTREQIRSGYRIILFGVKKEFRLLGLPLLLLDYMLEKARENPDFQWVEGSWVLEDNTAINDLLEDFSGIITKRYRIYRREIA; this is translated from the coding sequence ATGACGCTATCAATTATTCCGGTATGTTCCAAACAGGAATTCACAAGTTTTATCAACCTGCCCTTTGCTGTCCACGCGGCTGACCCGCTGTGGGTGCCGCCCCTTAAAAATCAGGAGCGTGCGCTTTTAACGCCGGGCGCACATCCCTTTTGGAATTTTGCAGACAGGGAGCTTTTTCTGGCGTTGCGCACCGGACGACCCGTGGGACGAATAGCTGCCATTGTGGATAAAAAATACAACGACTTTGCCGGAGAGCAGTGCGGGGCTTTCGGCTTTTTCGAATGCGAAAACGACGGACAGGCCGCCCATGCTCTGCTGGAAACAGCGCGCGGCAGCCTTGCCCGCGCGGGCATGGCCTTCATGCGCGGTCCGCTGAACCCCTCCACAAACTACACCTGCGGCCTGCTGGTGGACGGCTTTGAAAAAGCCCCGACAATCATGATGCCTTGGAACCCGCCCCGGTATGCCGAAATGCTGGAGACATGGCTTTTGCGCAAAGAACAGGATTTATTTGCCTGGCTTATTGAGCGCACGCGATTTTCTCTGCAGGATCGGCTGCGGGATGAAATAACCCGCATCAAAGCCGAGGCGCGCTTCACACGCCGCTCGTCCTCAAAAGCGACCCTTGCCGCGGACATACGCATCATGCTTGACCTCTACCGCGAATCCTGGGCAGACAACTGGGGCTTTTCGCCTCTTTCCGAAGCCGAAGCCGGGCAGCATGTCAAGGAACTCAAGGAGATACTGAATCCGGAATTTTTCGTCCTCTTTTTCCATAACGACGAACCGGCCGCCGGCATGGTGGCGCTGCCGGACATGAACCCCCTGCTCAAACGCCTGAACGGCAGGCTGGGCGTCGCCACGCCTTGGCATTGGTGGCGAACAAGGGAGCAGATCCGCAGCGGGTACAGAATAATTCTTTTCGGCGTCAAAAAGGAATTCCGCCTGCTTGGCCTGCCCTTGCTGCTTCTGGATTACATGCTGGAAAAAGCCCGCGAAAATCCGGACTTTCAATGGGTGGAAGGCTCCTGGGTGCTGGAGGACAATACGGCCATCAATGACCTGCTTGAAGATTTTTCCGGTATAATCACAAAACGCTACCGCATTTACCGGCGAGAAATCGCATAA
- a CDS encoding NAD-dependent epimerase/dehydratase family protein translates to MNNDHLAGKNVLVTGGTGFMGRHLLPLLQAAGARVTCLTRASSRTGHLPRGVAAVQADLQSGTGLAEALEEQDVVVHLAALLFGLGWQDYLRANALAASVFAKALGRRSTGNKRPERVVLVSSLAATGPCGLAPGVTDATPPAPVSAYGWSKLMAEQTLGLALDDRLVVLRPPIIYGSGDKGLLPVFKGAAKGIAVSPGAFRTFPVSVVHAKDMAKAVLCCCAAQANGVYHVNDGARHTMAEFCISVGRALRDITGKPGTVRVLRMPLPIMAATAALSTAFGCIHVRLTDPQDRAPVWNFDKYREAKQAGWLCDSSRIQTELGWTPAVSLTEGLAETVEGYLREGFL, encoded by the coding sequence ATGAACAATGATCATCTGGCCGGCAAAAACGTGCTCGTTACCGGCGGAACAGGTTTTATGGGCCGTCATCTTTTGCCCTTGCTTCAGGCTGCCGGCGCACGCGTCACCTGCCTTACACGGGCGTCTTCCCGCACAGGGCATCTGCCGCGGGGCGTTGCCGCGGTCCAGGCTGATCTTCAAAGCGGCACCGGGCTGGCTGAAGCCCTTGAAGAACAGGATGTGGTCGTCCACTTGGCGGCCCTGCTCTTCGGCCTTGGCTGGCAGGACTATCTGCGGGCCAACGCCCTTGCCGCCTCAGTCTTTGCCAAAGCGCTGGGCCGCCGGTCAACAGGGAACAAGCGGCCGGAACGAGTTGTTCTTGTCTCAAGCCTTGCGGCCACAGGTCCCTGCGGCCTCGCTCCCGGCGTGACGGACGCAACTCCGCCCGCGCCAGTCTCCGCTTACGGCTGGTCAAAACTCATGGCGGAGCAGACGCTCGGGCTGGCGCTCGACGACCGCCTTGTTGTATTGCGCCCGCCGATCATTTACGGCTCGGGCGACAAAGGCCTTTTGCCTGTCTTCAAAGGCGCCGCCAAGGGTATTGCCGTCAGTCCCGGCGCATTCCGGACTTTTCCCGTCTCCGTTGTGCACGCCAAAGACATGGCAAAAGCCGTTCTGTGCTGCTGCGCGGCACAGGCCAACGGCGTCTACCACGTCAATGACGGCGCGCGGCACACTATGGCCGAATTCTGCATATCTGTGGGCCGGGCGTTGAGGGATATAACCGGCAAGCCCGGCACTGTGCGCGTGCTGCGCATGCCCCTGCCCATCATGGCCGCCACTGCCGCGCTTTCCACCGCCTTCGGCTGTATACACGTCAGATTGACAGACCCGCAAGACCGCGCCCCTGTCTGGAATTTCGACAAATACCGTGAGGCGAAGCAGGCTGGCTGGCTGTGCGACTCCTCCCGCATACAAACAGAACTCGGCTGGACGCCGGCGGTCAGCTTGACCGAAGGTCTGGCGGAAACCGTAGAAGGTTATCTGCGCGAAGGATTTTTATGA
- a CDS encoding ABC-F family ATP-binding cassette domain-containing protein: MISIQELSKAFNGKDIFSSFSLEVDFGVRLCVCGPNGTGKTTLLRLIAGAESPDGGRVVLPKNCRLGYVEQKFTAEILDEPLLGYVLNVLHDWNNFWKEWKTAADNKDDERLATLMHRQTEMETLYGYNPEHRAKAVLSGLGFAENKWAHSLRSLSGGWRERAKLARVLTAGSDVLLLDEPTNHLDMDAVEWLETFLLDFKGALVFVAHDRVFMDKAGTHILYLGLSRPVFRKTNYTGFLAVQEEYNMQREREARALQNEIARKMAFVDRFRAKTSKARQAGSRQKTAKKLEKKLEDLRPEPKRKELNFAWPEAPHSEKIVLAAVDMAFHFADGKKLWPPLTFTLYRGQRAALVGHNGCGKSTLLKLLAGVHKRSGGNLVSASQIRLGYYTQHQMETLRPDTTVLCEIRRLSDPHTTEEELMSVLGLFLLGQEYFDRQISALSGGEKSHLVLASLFLKRCNTLLLDEPTNHLDLESREALINALQKYTGTLLMVAHDRYLLSQVGAEVWELDRNGIARHNDFAAYDEARRARQTVRAMPQTDGKSAPAFSWEGQKRLKREAAGKRNALHKEIKPLQDRYEELEALLARVIAEQSEVENLLADPAVYADHTRSADLLTRFEEVQRQSGDILENMTSQEEKIAAVKAKYQQETL; this comes from the coding sequence ATGATCAGCATTCAGGAACTTTCAAAAGCCTTCAACGGCAAGGATATTTTCAGCTCCTTTTCCCTTGAGGTGGATTTCGGCGTCCGGCTGTGCGTCTGCGGGCCAAACGGCACGGGCAAAACCACCCTGCTGCGCCTTATCGCCGGAGCGGAATCGCCTGACGGAGGCAGGGTTGTTCTGCCAAAAAACTGCCGTTTGGGCTATGTGGAGCAAAAATTTACGGCAGAGATCCTGGACGAGCCACTGCTCGGCTATGTGCTGAATGTTCTGCACGACTGGAACAATTTCTGGAAAGAATGGAAAACCGCTGCCGACAACAAGGACGACGAGCGCCTTGCCACACTCATGCACCGCCAGACAGAGATGGAGACACTGTACGGCTATAACCCTGAACACCGCGCCAAAGCCGTGCTCTCCGGCCTAGGTTTTGCTGAAAACAAATGGGCGCACTCCTTGCGCAGCCTTTCCGGCGGCTGGCGGGAGCGCGCCAAACTGGCGCGTGTGCTCACGGCAGGATCTGACGTGCTTTTATTGGACGAACCTACCAACCATCTGGATATGGACGCCGTGGAGTGGCTCGAAACTTTTCTGCTGGATTTCAAGGGCGCGCTTGTTTTTGTGGCCCATGACCGCGTTTTCATGGACAAGGCGGGAACGCACATTCTTTATCTGGGCCTTTCCCGCCCCGTTTTTCGCAAAACAAACTATACCGGATTCCTTGCCGTTCAGGAAGAATACAACATGCAGCGCGAACGCGAAGCCCGCGCCCTGCAAAATGAAATAGCCCGCAAAATGGCGTTCGTAGATCGCTTCAGGGCCAAGACATCCAAGGCCCGTCAGGCCGGATCGCGACAGAAGACGGCAAAAAAGCTGGAAAAAAAACTGGAAGATTTGCGCCCTGAACCCAAACGCAAGGAACTCAATTTTGCCTGGCCCGAGGCGCCGCATTCCGAAAAAATTGTGCTGGCCGCCGTGGACATGGCTTTTCATTTTGCTGACGGCAAAAAACTCTGGCCGCCGCTCACATTTACGTTGTACCGCGGCCAGCGCGCGGCGCTGGTGGGCCACAACGGCTGCGGCAAATCCACGCTGCTCAAACTGCTGGCAGGCGTTCACAAGCGCAGCGGTGGCAATCTTGTTTCCGCCTCGCAGATACGCCTTGGCTATTACACCCAGCACCAGATGGAAACACTGCGGCCGGACACAACCGTGCTCTGTGAAATACGCCGGCTCTCAGACCCGCACACAACCGAGGAAGAATTGATGAGCGTGCTCGGGCTCTTTCTGCTCGGGCAGGAATACTTTGACCGTCAGATCAGCGCCCTTTCCGGTGGCGAAAAAAGCCACCTCGTGCTGGCAAGCCTTTTTTTGAAACGCTGCAACACGCTGCTTTTGGACGAACCCACAAATCACCTGGATCTGGAAAGCCGTGAGGCTCTGATAAATGCCCTGCAAAAATATACCGGCACGCTCCTCATGGTGGCCCATGACCGATACCTGCTCTCGCAGGTGGGCGCCGAAGTATGGGAACTGGACAGAAACGGCATTGCCCGGCACAACGATTTTGCCGCCTACGACGAAGCGCGACGGGCTCGCCAGACTGTGCGGGCCATGCCGCAAACCGACGGCAAATCAGCTCCGGCGTTCTCATGGGAGGGACAAAAGCGCCTCAAACGCGAGGCGGCCGGCAAACGCAACGCGCTGCACAAAGAGATCAAACCCCTGCAAGATCGCTATGAAGAACTCGAAGCACTGCTGGCCCGCGTGATTGCAGAACAAAGCGAAGTGGAAAACCTGCTGGCCGACCCGGCTGTATATGCCGATCACACGCGATCAGCCGACCTGCTCACACGTTTTGAAGAGGTACAGCGGCAAAGCGGGGACATTCTGGAAAACATGACCAGCCAGGAAGAAAAAATAGCTGCGGTCAAGGCAAAATATCAGCAGGAAACGCTCTGA
- a CDS encoding cytidylyltransferase domain-containing protein, with product MPTGKIVAVVQARLGSGRLPMKSLLCLRGLPLVDWVTRRLGRAKNLDQIMVAVPDTERDEPLLDHLRRHEVPCFAGPEDDVLARLVLAAKAADADLVVRVCADNPLIWGEAVDRLIEHYGRVDCDYAYNHIPRDNRWPDGLGAEVVSRELLEEMDERADKPSQREHCLNYIWDNAAVYRISTFDPAESWLCRPDLKLDVDRPEDFRRLALLPLEYDMDARAIVRVFDDPQNRKSDFRAFPADILP from the coding sequence ATGCCGACAGGCAAAATTGTGGCTGTTGTTCAGGCCCGCTTGGGCTCCGGCCGTTTGCCCATGAAATCTCTGCTCTGCCTGCGGGGTCTGCCGCTTGTTGACTGGGTGACGCGCCGCTTGGGGCGCGCCAAAAATCTGGATCAGATTATGGTGGCCGTGCCGGATACTGAACGTGACGAGCCGCTGCTCGACCATTTACGGCGGCACGAGGTGCCCTGTTTTGCCGGACCTGAAGATGATGTGCTTGCCCGTCTTGTTCTGGCGGCCAAGGCCGCGGACGCGGATTTGGTAGTGCGTGTGTGCGCGGATAATCCACTGATATGGGGAGAGGCCGTTGACCGTCTGATTGAACACTATGGTCGCGTCGACTGCGACTATGCCTATAACCACATCCCCCGCGACAACCGCTGGCCGGACGGTCTGGGGGCTGAAGTCGTTTCCCGCGAGCTTTTGGAAGAGATGGACGAACGGGCCGACAAACCCTCACAGCGCGAACACTGCCTGAATTACATTTGGGACAATGCGGCCGTGTATCGCATTTCCACCTTTGATCCTGCCGAGTCTTGGCTCTGCCGCCCGGATCTCAAGCTGGATGTGGATCGGCCGGAGGATTTCCGTCGTCTGGCGCTTCTGCCCCTTGAGTACGACATGGACGCCCGCGCCATTGTACGGGTTTTTGACGACCCGCAAAACAGGAAGTCTGATTTCAGAGCGTTTCCTGCTGATATTTTGCCTTGA